Proteins from one Candidatus Desulfovibrio trichonymphae genomic window:
- the ftsA gene encoding cell division protein FtsA produces the protein MNRSDLIVGLDIGTTKICAVVGELSDSGLVDIVGIGTSDSTGLRKGVVVNIEQTVQSIRKAVADAELMAGCEINAVYVGIAGSHIMGINSHGVIAVKGGEVAQRDVERAIDAARAVAIPADREVIHILPQEYIVDTQRGIADPLGMAGVRLEVKVHIVTGAVSSAQNIVRSCRRSDLEVADIALESLASAKAVLTEEEREIGVALVDLGGGTTDIAIFANDAIKHTAVLALGGQNLSNDIAFGLRTPIGSAERIKIKYGCALADMVRPDEFIEVPSVGGREPRRLSRQVLAEICEPRMEEILYLVDQTLTQSGYKDLIGAGVVLTGGTALIEGCQELGEQIFNLPTRIGYPRDLGGLKDVVNSPKFSTAVGLLRYGAEREAFGQKKFTTRSETGVFDAVLARMKKWFADIS, from the coding sequence ATGAATAGGTCCGATCTCATCGTGGGGCTTGATATCGGCACAACAAAGATATGTGCTGTTGTGGGAGAGCTTTCGGACTCCGGCCTTGTGGATATTGTGGGCATAGGCACCAGCGACTCCACGGGATTGCGCAAGGGGGTTGTGGTCAATATTGAGCAGACGGTGCAGTCTATCCGCAAGGCTGTTGCTGATGCGGAGCTTATGGCCGGCTGTGAAATCAATGCCGTCTATGTCGGCATTGCCGGCAGCCACATTATGGGCATCAACAGCCATGGCGTTATCGCCGTCAAGGGAGGCGAGGTCGCCCAGCGTGACGTGGAGAGAGCTATCGACGCGGCGCGGGCCGTCGCCATTCCGGCTGACCGTGAAGTCATCCATATTTTGCCGCAGGAGTATATTGTCGACACACAGCGCGGCATAGCCGACCCCTTGGGTATGGCCGGCGTACGGCTGGAGGTAAAGGTACACATTGTCACCGGGGCTGTTTCTTCAGCCCAGAATATTGTGCGGTCATGTCGGCGCAGCGATCTTGAGGTGGCGGATATTGCTCTGGAATCCCTCGCTTCCGCAAAGGCTGTTCTGACGGAAGAAGAGCGTGAAATAGGCGTCGCTCTGGTGGACCTCGGCGGCGGCACGACCGATATCGCCATTTTTGCCAATGATGCCATCAAACACACGGCCGTCCTTGCGCTTGGCGGGCAGAATCTCTCCAACGACATCGCTTTCGGTTTGCGTACGCCCATTGGATCCGCGGAGAGGATCAAAATCAAATACGGCTGCGCTCTGGCTGATATGGTGCGCCCGGATGAATTTATTGAAGTTCCTAGTGTGGGTGGGCGTGAACCGCGGCGTCTTTCACGGCAGGTTCTGGCGGAAATCTGTGAACCCCGCATGGAGGAAATTCTCTATCTGGTGGATCAGACTCTCACGCAGTCCGGCTACAAGGATTTGATCGGCGCCGGCGTTGTTCTGACGGGCGGCACCGCTCTGATTGAAGGCTGTCAGGAACTTGGCGAACAGATTTTCAACCTGCCGACGCGGATTGGTTATCCGCGTGACCTGGGCGGGCTTAAAGATGTGGTGAACAGCCCAAAATTTTCCACAGCGGTGGGCCTTTTGCGCTATGGCGCCGAGAGGGAGGCCTTCGGGCAGAAAAAATTCACCACGCGCAGTGAGACCGGCGTTTTTGACGCTGTGCTGGCGCGAATGAAAAAATGGTTTGCGGATATTTCATAA
- a CDS encoding cell division protein FtsQ/DivIB, whose product MALMALLVIAVLVPVGLYLVSLRLYNTAVTSPFFQTRHVDVTGNVRLTKEMVLQYCGIREGDNCLAVSITDAERNLRKTPWVEEVSVRRLLPDKFVIKLKERLPSFWVHKDGVLFYANERGEIIAPVESKNFLSLPTLVIEPGAEDTAPYLARVLKDMQSGALPVESGVIAQVTASAGRGVEIYLEDREMRLSIATDDWSGNLVRIGIVLGDLARRHELQNVREVRSANGNVWVVLNQSVQGRKQGAVYKGYV is encoded by the coding sequence ATGGCACTCATGGCACTGCTCGTGATTGCCGTTTTAGTGCCTGTCGGGTTGTACCTTGTTTCGCTCCGGCTGTATAACACGGCTGTTACCAGCCCTTTTTTTCAGACAAGGCATGTGGATGTAACAGGCAATGTACGCCTGACGAAAGAGATGGTTTTGCAGTACTGCGGCATCAGAGAAGGCGACAATTGTCTGGCTGTCAGCATTACCGACGCTGAACGGAACTTGCGCAAAACGCCCTGGGTGGAGGAGGTCTCTGTCAGGCGCTTGTTGCCGGACAAGTTTGTCATCAAGCTGAAAGAGCGCCTGCCTTCTTTTTGGGTGCATAAAGACGGAGTGCTGTTTTACGCCAATGAGCGCGGTGAAATCATTGCGCCTGTTGAAAGCAAGAATTTTCTTTCTTTGCCGACACTCGTTATTGAGCCTGGGGCTGAAGATACAGCCCCCTATCTTGCCCGCGTGCTGAAAGATATGCAGAGCGGCGCCCTGCCGGTGGAATCCGGAGTGATAGCGCAGGTCACCGCAAGCGCCGGACGGGGCGTTGAAATTTATTTGGAAGATCGCGAAATGCGTCTTTCCATCGCGACAGACGACTGGAGCGGGAATCTTGTCAGAATTGGCATTGTCTTGGGGGATCTTGCCCGGAGGCATGAGCTGCAAAATGTGCGTGAAGTGCGATCGGCGAACGGCAATGTCTGGGTTGTGCTCAATCAGTCCGTGCAAGGCAGAAAACAGGGCGCTGTTTATAAGGGGTATGTATGA
- the murB gene encoding UDP-N-acetylmuramate dehydrogenase: MLETASPSLAERTTLHLGGTAIAELTLAGGGDLELLPERLHFWGGEAVVLGAGSNILAQDGELPIVLLRPNFMQGPEIIDEQGEKIFVLAGAGVPMPRLLRFCFKHGLTGLEGLVGVPGSVGGAVAMNASSFGTEICACIERIRIFSDGIVKTTPAGGLKSAYRSLVIPEGGKNFIILDATFVLTRSERGGIGKRMGHNFLEKKSKQPVTAWSAGCIFKNPASGAPAGQLLEQAGYKGRRYGGVAFSSLHANFLINEGKGSATAALDLLHAARDAVRQRFGIMLEPEVRIVPCGSC; this comes from the coding sequence ATGCTTGAAACGGCATCACCCTCTTTGGCGGAGCGGACTACCCTGCACCTTGGCGGCACGGCCATTGCCGAATTGACGCTTGCCGGCGGGGGGGATCTGGAACTGCTGCCGGAACGATTGCATTTTTGGGGCGGGGAAGCTGTCGTCCTCGGCGCCGGCAGCAATATCTTGGCTCAGGACGGCGAGTTGCCGATTGTGCTGCTCAGGCCGAATTTTATGCAGGGGCCTGAAATTATTGATGAACAAGGAGAGAAAATTTTTGTTCTGGCCGGCGCCGGGGTTCCCATGCCCCGTCTGCTGCGTTTTTGTTTCAAACACGGCTTGACCGGTCTTGAGGGTCTGGTGGGCGTGCCGGGCAGTGTCGGAGGAGCTGTGGCCATGAACGCCAGTTCCTTCGGAACAGAGATATGCGCATGTATAGAACGCATCAGAATCTTCAGCGACGGCATTGTTAAAACGACGCCTGCCGGCGGACTGAAGTCTGCCTACCGCAGCCTCGTCATCCCGGAGGGGGGAAAAAATTTTATTATATTGGATGCCACATTTGTCTTGACCAGGTCCGAAAGGGGTGGCATTGGTAAACGCATGGGTCATAATTTTCTTGAGAAAAAGTCTAAACAACCTGTAACCGCCTGGAGCGCGGGCTGTATTTTCAAAAATCCCGCTTCCGGAGCGCCGGCCGGGCAACTTCTGGAACAGGCCGGTTACAAGGGCAGGCGGTATGGGGGAGTGGCGTTTTCTTCCCTGCACGCCAATTTTTTGATCAACGAAGGCAAGGGAAGCGCAACCGCAGCTCTGGATTTGTTGCATGCGGCACGCGATGCGGTGCGGCAGCGATTCGGCATCATGCTTGAACCGGAAGTCAGGATAGTGCCATGCGGCTCATGCTGA